CATATATTGCATAGATATTCATCTTTGGTCAGTTTTCTGAAGAGTACAATTAATGccattggcttaacccacaaacaaaaatagctttttgtttcatactttcatcttattctgtatttttaatcCAGCATTTCAACTTTACAGAATATCACCTCTTCCATCATTTTCTTGCTGACGGGTGTCCCTGGGCTGGAAGCTTTCCACAGCTGGATCTCCATTCCCTTCTGCTTCCTCTATGTAACTGCCCTCTCAGGAAACAGCCTGATTCTCTTCGCAGTCATCACTCAGCCCAGCCTCCACGAACCTATGTATTATTTCCTCTCCATGCTGTCCACCACGGACCTCGGGCTGTCCATGTCCACTCTGGTCACAATGTTGGGTATATTTTGGTTCAATGCCAGGGAGATCACCTTTAATGCCTGCTTATTGCAGATGTTCTTTATTAAGCTCTTCACTGTCATGGAATCTTCAGTACTGTTGACTATGGCTTTTGATCGTTTTGTGGCCATCTCTAATCCCCTTAGATATGCCACCATTTTAACTGACTCCAGAATAGTGCAGATTGGAGTGGCGATTGTTATCAGGGGGACCCTAACGCTGACACCAATGGTAGCACTTCTTAAAAGGCTATCCTACTGCAGTAGCCATGTGCTTCACCACTCCTACTGTTACCACCCTGATGTGATGAAGCTCTCCTGCACAGACACCAGGATCAACAGTGCTGTTGGGTTGACTGCCATGATCTCCACTGTTGGTGTGGACTCAGTCCTCATTCTCCTTTCTTATGTTTTGATCATTAAGACCATCCTCAGCATTGCATCcccagaagagaggaagaaagcctTCAGCACATGTATCTCCCATATTGGGGCTGTTGCTATATTTTATATCCCATTGATCAGTCTGTCCTTTGTTCACAGATTTGGACAGCAAGCCCCAGCCTATGTACATACTATGATTGCTAACACCTACCTGCTCATCCCTCCTGTAATGAACCCCATCATCTACAGTGTGAAAACCAAACAGATACGCAGAGCCGTGATAAAAATTCTCAACTCCAAAGAAGCATAGGACTGTTGACTTCTAgaattagggaacatttaagcTTGCTCCCTCGAGGTcttgttataatttttttaaaaaaaagtacccaTTGAAGCTATGTATTCAATGATTTCATGTTAAAGCAGGAATAGACCTAGCTCATTAACTCATTTGATCCCTTTATTTGACAAATGAGGGGGCAGAGGGATGAACTGCCTAAAGCCCTCATCATCACTGGTTTGTTCTAAACTTTTCTCACCTATGATGcctgctatagcctctgtgttctTAACTCAACCACCTCAAATCAATTACaatgatatattatttttaaaattcactcctTTGTGAAAAATAGGTAGTGAATTCTAACCATAATAAtgatttaaattaatatttattattttctttgttcaaaatgttttcatgtgTGGACATACTTTATGTTTGAAGTAATATTATAAAGTAGTTACTTCTATTaccaatgaagaaactgagacataAAATGTTAAGTAGCCTCCTCAAACAGCTAGTAAGAGGCAGAGCACATCCATGCTAACTATCCCAGGATTTCACTTCTTAATTTTAATCCTATATTGCTGAAAATACATAGACATACATACATGTAATTTGTATTGGGAGacataaagaagtaaaattaactaattaattagaaAACCATCCTCCAGAAATTTTAAACCAAGTTGGGGAGAAAAATCTCAAATCAAAACCTTCAAACATCACATATATATTCTACCTAATGATTTCATACTCATATTTTTTCTCAGGCCTACATCAATGTTCTGCCCCAGTAGAAACTGAAAATGAATATGAATTACaagttaattataattttttaaacttcactGTCATGTAATAGCTTGATCCAGAAAGTTAATGATTGTAATTAATGGGTATTAATTCTCAAAAGTTTGAATCAGACATTTAAATGATACTTTGATTTCACTCGGGTTAGGTGGTCTCTATAGCTGGCATCAGGTCCGGAAAGGAATTAGAAGTCATCATTCATATCTACAGGGGATTTCTTAGGTGACTACAGTACTGCTGTTTAATCATGAGGATGATGTCGAAAGCCTCGGTATGTTTGACAACATTTCCAATCTCTGTTACTGTTAGTCTTCATCTCCATGTGTGAGAATGCCCCAAGGCATTGCTCTTAGATCCTTTTTCTTTGATTATCCATCTCATCAAGGGTTTAAATAGCATCAATTTGCTGACAAATTCTAAATCAATATTTATAGTCCAGTCTCAGTCAATTGTCTATGTATCAGTATCTCCCCTTGAATGTCTCATACTTATCTTGGACTCTTCATGTCCCCcaaattgtattttaatattCCTGCCAAGGAAGAAACATATTCACTCCCAGTCTTCCCTATGCAGAAACTGTACCTTTCAAGTTGCTGAGACAAAACACTTAAAGTTATACCAGGTGCCTTTCCATCACTCCTGTTCTACAACCAACAACCTTTCAGAAAATACTGCTATCTCTTTCTTCTAGGTAACACAAACGCCTACATCTAGAATCCAAGAACTTTACAATGCCTCTACTGCTACCACCATGATTCAATCTGCCACCATGGATCTGAACTTGTATACTAGCCTACTGGCAGGTCTTCCTTCATCTACCTTTTATTTACAGTTTATTTCCCCCCTTGAACCCTGctccctccacacacagcaaTTATTTTATTACACAAGATAGATAACATCACTTTCTCTGTTCAATATGCTCCAGTGTCTTCCTGTGTTAGCCAGGGAAAATTACAGTCATTCTAATGGTTCATAAGGATTTGTATGATCTTGCTTCCCTAGCCCAGTTTCATCTCCTATTACTTTCCCATTGATTCACTCTACTGCACACACACCAGCCTCCAAATACTTCCTTAACTCACCAAGGATGTCCCAACATCAGATTTTGCATTTTCCATTCTCCCTACCTGGAATGTTCTTTTCCCAGAGATCCACATGGTTTACCCCCATCATGCAGGCCTCTGCTTAGCACAGAGCCCATAGTTTTATAAAAACAAGATTAGCAACAACAACATCCCTCTCTCAATACTTGTTTGTATGCACATTCATCCTTACCTGTTTGGTTTTAAATTTCTAGATTTCACCCTGCTCCCTCATCAATGTATGAtatcatatttttgtttcttttggtttCCAATCACAAGGTAAGGTTTCTTTGAGGATAAGGAAACTTTAAATCACAGTCCCAGCCACTTTAATGGGGTCTACGTGACCTGGCTGTATTTACTTCTCATGCTTCACCACATACCAGGCACAAcagtttgcatttccttaatcttGAATGTCTTCTGTCACCATCCAGTTTTTACACAAGTtgtcatctgcctgcagcaccttcACTGTCTCCCTGCCCCTGACTTATAGTAGAAGTGACTCTCCAGACTTTCCCTAAACCCTTCGGTCTGTCTAGTGCTCTTTCTATGTGCTTCTGAAGCACCATGTGCTTATTTCTCATGACAACACTGTTCTGACTCTTGCAACCATTCTGCCCACAATAGACTCTGAGTTTACTTCTCAAGACAAGGATCTGTGCCTTACACACTGCTATTTCCATATTTCTGTCCATAGTCTCTGGCCTCATGTAACTTTCAACCTCAGTTGAATTAATAAGTAAATTGCATCATAAAGCATGTTAAGTGTTCAAACGGCACACAAGACAAAGTTCTCCTATACCACAAACTTCTTCCTAGTGTTGACAAATGTATTTTCATAAAGTTCCACATCTTGAAGGATAATGTACCAAGGAGTGCTGATCCTTGGTGTGAAAATTTCACTCTGATTTATATGGTCTACTATAATGTTACTCTAATCTCATGAACTCctatctttttcctctctcttcccatAATAAAACTTTTCCTATCCAGTCACTAACAATACATGTTAAAACAGAAACCTTAGGAGGTAATTTTAAAGAAgcaatttatattttgaataaaCTGTCAGTACTGTTAGCATATTATTGTGTACTTATTTTCCTTTAGTTCCCTCCCAACTTGAACTACATGGATCATTCACTTTAACACACATTTACTCACAATGAACCAAAACTGAAACCCAAAGAAGTTACAGGTAGGtttaagataaaaatatagaaaaagttCAAATAATGTGAgctatgtttgtgtatttgtaTCCATACATTATTCAAGATGGGGTGTGGagaaatggagaagagaaagtaaaagagaaatttGGTCTGGACGAGAAGCATGCAGGCACTCAGAGACCTAAAAAttggaagaagaaggagaaagaggaagaggaggaggaggcaccggagtggggggaggagggaagaagaaaggattGCAAAGTCAAAAACCAGAAACCAAGAGGTCCACACAGCCTCTACAGATTCTTTTCCCACTTCACTCCACATTTATCCATGTACATCCACACTGTCAAACAATCCTGGAAATTTGCCAGATTCATCACTGGGAAGTGGGTACCTTGGACACTTTGAAAG
This window of the Lepus europaeus isolate LE1 chromosome 7, mLepTim1.pri, whole genome shotgun sequence genome carries:
- the LOC133764543 gene encoding olfactory receptor 51F2-like, whose translation is MGSNITSSIIFLLTGVPGLEAFHSWISIPFCFLYVTALSGNSLILFAVITQPSLHEPMYYFLSMLSTTDLGLSMSTLVTMLGIFWFNAREITFNACLLQMFFIKLFTVMESSVLLTMAFDRFVAISNPLRYATILTDSRIVQIGVAIVIRGTLTLTPMVALLKRLSYCSSHVLHHSYCYHPDVMKLSCTDTRINSAVGLTAMISTVGVDSVLILLSYVLIIKTILSIASPEERKKAFSTCISHIGAVAIFYIPLISLSFVHRFGQQAPAYVHTMIANTYLLIPPVMNPIIYSVKTKQIRRAVIKILNSKEA